A genomic region of Chlorobaculum parvum NCIB 8327 contains the following coding sequences:
- a CDS encoding CoB--CoM heterodisulfide reductase iron-sulfur subunit A family protein has protein sequence MAKIGVFVCHCGENIASVVDTEKLVKEISEHPGVAVATEYKYFCSDPGQETVKRAIRENNLTGVVVSACSPRMHETTFRKACAEAGLNPYMLEMANIREHCSWVHSDKEEATNKAIEITRSLVEKVKRNNDLKPISVPVTRRALVIGGGIAGIQAALDIASAGREVVLVEREPSIGGHMSQLSETFPTLDCSQCILTPRMVEAIQHPNIKVLTYSEIESVDGYIGNFKVKVRKKARYVDMDKCTGCGDCIQKCPVKKIPSEFECGLGNRTAIYTPFAQAVPNVPVIDTTRCTYFKNGKCKICQKTCQIENCIDFEMQDTFEEIEVGAIVVATGFQIQDTTLYGEYGYGKYKDVITGLSFERLASASGPTGGVIRRPSDGKIPDTIVFIQCAGSRDPSKGVKYCSKICCMYTAKHAMLYAHKNHDGKSQIFYMDIRAAGKGYDEFTRRAIEEDGAEYLRGRVSKLYEENGKLIVRGVDSLLGKPVEVAADMVVLATAMVPQPDAKETAKKIGIGYDEYGFYNEAHLKLRPVETATAGIYLCGACQSPKDIPDSVAQASAAAAKVIGLFSREQLEREPVVASVSDATCAGCFGCVMACPYNAIDVRDINDRNGNLIKQVADINPGLCQGCGTCVTFCRSNSIDLAGFTEKQIFAEVMAL, from the coding sequence ATGGCAAAAATAGGAGTCTTCGTCTGCCACTGCGGTGAGAACATCGCTTCGGTCGTCGATACGGAAAAGCTGGTCAAGGAAATATCCGAACATCCCGGCGTCGCCGTAGCCACCGAGTACAAATATTTCTGCTCCGACCCCGGACAGGAAACCGTCAAACGCGCAATCAGGGAGAACAACCTGACCGGTGTCGTGGTGTCGGCCTGCTCCCCGAGGATGCACGAAACAACCTTCCGCAAAGCATGCGCTGAAGCGGGCCTCAACCCGTACATGCTCGAAATGGCCAACATCCGCGAGCACTGCTCCTGGGTGCACTCCGACAAGGAGGAGGCCACAAACAAGGCCATCGAAATCACCCGCTCGCTTGTCGAAAAGGTCAAACGCAACAATGACCTGAAACCGATTTCAGTACCGGTCACCCGCCGCGCGCTGGTCATCGGCGGCGGTATCGCGGGCATCCAGGCTGCGCTCGATATTGCCAGTGCCGGACGCGAGGTTGTGCTGGTTGAACGCGAGCCTTCGATCGGCGGTCACATGTCGCAGCTCTCCGAAACCTTTCCGACGCTGGACTGCTCGCAGTGCATTCTGACGCCACGAATGGTGGAGGCTATTCAGCACCCCAACATCAAGGTGCTCACCTACTCTGAGATTGAATCGGTTGACGGCTATATAGGCAACTTCAAGGTGAAGGTTCGCAAAAAGGCCCGCTACGTCGATATGGACAAGTGCACCGGTTGTGGCGACTGCATCCAGAAGTGCCCCGTCAAGAAAATTCCGAGCGAATTCGAGTGCGGACTTGGCAACCGAACGGCGATCTACACCCCGTTCGCCCAGGCCGTGCCGAACGTGCCGGTCATCGATACAACTCGCTGCACCTACTTCAAGAACGGCAAGTGCAAAATCTGCCAGAAGACCTGCCAGATCGAAAACTGCATCGACTTCGAGATGCAGGATACCTTCGAGGAGATCGAGGTTGGCGCTATCGTGGTAGCAACCGGGTTCCAGATTCAGGACACCACCCTTTACGGTGAATACGGCTACGGCAAATACAAGGACGTCATCACCGGCCTGAGCTTCGAGCGTCTCGCTTCGGCGAGCGGCCCGACCGGCGGGGTTATCAGGCGACCATCGGATGGCAAGATTCCCGATACGATCGTCTTTATCCAGTGCGCCGGATCGCGCGACCCGTCGAAAGGCGTCAAGTACTGCTCGAAAATCTGCTGCATGTACACGGCCAAGCACGCCATGCTGTACGCACACAAGAACCATGACGGCAAGAGCCAGATCTTCTACATGGACATCCGCGCTGCGGGCAAGGGCTACGACGAGTTCACCCGCCGCGCCATCGAGGAGGACGGAGCCGAATATCTGCGTGGCCGCGTCAGCAAACTTTACGAAGAGAACGGCAAGCTGATCGTGCGCGGCGTCGATTCGCTGCTTGGCAAGCCGGTCGAGGTGGCTGCCGACATGGTGGTGCTCGCCACGGCCATGGTGCCACAACCCGACGCCAAGGAGACCGCCAAAAAGATCGGTATCGGCTACGATGAGTACGGCTTCTACAACGAGGCGCACCTGAAGCTTCGCCCGGTCGAAACCGCCACGGCTGGCATTTACCTTTGCGGAGCATGCCAGTCGCCGAAGGATATTCCAGACTCGGTCGCCCAGGCATCCGCCGCCGCGGCCAAGGTGATCGGCCTCTTCAGTCGCGAGCAGCTCGAACGCGAGCCGGTGGTGGCATCGGTCAGCGATGCGACCTGCGCCGGATGCTTCGGCTGCGTCATGGCCTGCCCGTACAACGCCATCGACGTGCGCGACATCAACGACCGCAACGGCAACCTCATCAAACAGGTGGCCGACATCAATCCCGGACTCTGTCAGGGCTGCGGCACCTGCGTGACCTTCTGCCGCTCCAACAGCATCGATCTGGCCGGATTCACTGAAAAGCAGATTTTTGCAGAAGTCATGGCCCTCTGA
- a CDS encoding 4Fe-4S dicluster domain-containing protein, whose product MTRILLKNKLDDCIAAWQKAGYSVLAPVQRHDMSSFDEVQKGSDMALDLILTERTIKDQFFPQTEPLIKYNISKKEIASETMTPPDKKRVFFGVRPCDASGLAIDDPLFGWDYKDDYWFKRRENSVIISIACTEADDFCMCTSVKLSPDSTKGADVMLRPLANGNGWQVDAVSDRGTALLESVSSLLEESSDEAAPVPQVAEKFDVEKVMEWLGDKENFESQFWKDISMRCIGCGSCTFLCPTCHCFDIQDEGDTYQGIRRKNWDSCSFALFTMHTSGHNPRNAQSTRWRQRIMHKFNYYRGKFGVNSCSGCGRCTRQCPVDMGITETLQAITNLPR is encoded by the coding sequence ATGACCAGAATACTTCTCAAGAATAAACTCGACGACTGCATTGCAGCCTGGCAGAAAGCCGGTTACAGCGTGCTCGCGCCGGTTCAGCGCCACGACATGAGCTCCTTTGACGAGGTGCAGAAGGGCTCCGACATGGCCCTCGACCTCATCCTGACGGAACGCACCATCAAAGATCAGTTCTTCCCGCAGACCGAACCGCTCATCAAGTACAACATCTCCAAAAAGGAGATCGCCTCCGAAACCATGACCCCGCCCGACAAGAAGCGCGTCTTCTTCGGCGTGCGCCCGTGCGACGCTTCGGGTCTGGCGATCGACGATCCCCTCTTTGGCTGGGACTACAAGGACGACTACTGGTTCAAGCGCCGCGAGAATTCGGTGATCATCTCCATCGCCTGCACCGAAGCGGATGACTTCTGCATGTGCACTTCGGTGAAGCTCTCGCCGGACAGCACCAAAGGCGCAGACGTGATGCTCCGCCCGCTGGCCAACGGCAACGGCTGGCAGGTCGACGCCGTCTCGGATCGAGGCACGGCGCTGCTCGAAAGCGTCTCATCGCTGCTTGAAGAAAGCTCGGACGAGGCTGCTCCCGTGCCCCAGGTTGCGGAAAAATTCGATGTCGAAAAGGTAATGGAGTGGCTCGGCGACAAGGAAAACTTCGAGAGCCAGTTCTGGAAAGACATCTCCATGCGCTGCATCGGCTGCGGCAGTTGCACCTTCCTCTGTCCCACCTGCCACTGCTTCGACATCCAGGACGAGGGCGACACCTACCAGGGCATCCGCCGCAAGAACTGGGACAGCTGCTCCTTCGCGCTCTTCACCATGCACACCTCCGGCCACAACCCGAGGAACGCGCAATCGACCCGCTGGCGTCAGCGCATCATGCACAAGTTCAATTACTACCGTGGCAAATTCGGCGTCAACAGTTGCAGCGGCTGCGGCCGGTGCACCCGCCAGTGCCCGGTGGACATGGGTATTACTGAAACTCTGCAAGCGATTACAAATTTACCGAGGTGA
- the mscL gene encoding large-conductance mechanosensitive channel protein MscL encodes MLKEFKEFALKGNVVDMAVGIIIGGAFTGIVKSLVGDVLTPPLGLLLNGVDFTNLFVVLKEGATPGPYLALEQAQSAGAVTLNYGLFINAFISFVIMAVAVFFLVRGINRLRKMTEKPPEPAAAPDTKECPFCFSAIPVKAVRCPNCTSQL; translated from the coding sequence ATGCTGAAAGAGTTCAAGGAATTCGCCCTGAAGGGTAACGTTGTCGATATGGCTGTCGGCATCATTATTGGTGGTGCTTTTACTGGCATCGTTAAATCACTGGTCGGCGATGTTCTGACTCCGCCGCTCGGGCTTCTGCTCAACGGAGTCGATTTTACCAATCTGTTTGTTGTGCTCAAGGAGGGGGCTACTCCTGGGCCGTACCTTGCGCTTGAGCAGGCGCAGAGCGCTGGAGCGGTAACGCTTAATTATGGCCTGTTTATCAATGCGTTCATAAGTTTTGTGATTATGGCTGTCGCCGTGTTTTTCCTGGTTCGCGGCATCAATAGACTGCGTAAGATGACCGAAAAACCCCCGGAGCCAGCCGCCGCTCCCGATACCAAGGAGTGCCCGTTCTGCTTCTCGGCCATCCCTGTCAAGGCCGTGCGTTGCCCGAACTGCACGTCGCAGTTGTAA
- a CDS encoding hydrogenase iron-sulfur subunit, whose product MSESFEPKIVAFVCTYCTYAGADLAGTSRLKYAPNVRIVRLPCTGRISPMFILKALQKGADSVLVSGCHPGDCHFAAGNYHARRRWTVFRALLAFTGIPEERIRFSWVSAAEGAKFADLINEITEDTKKLGPFTQYQELQKVIETQSSY is encoded by the coding sequence ATGAGCGAATCATTCGAACCGAAAATCGTGGCTTTTGTCTGCACCTACTGCACCTACGCTGGTGCTGACCTTGCAGGCACAAGCCGTCTGAAATACGCGCCGAACGTCAGGATCGTGCGCCTTCCCTGCACCGGACGCATCAGCCCGATGTTCATCCTCAAAGCCCTCCAGAAAGGAGCTGACTCCGTACTGGTCAGCGGCTGCCACCCCGGCGACTGCCACTTCGCGGCCGGAAACTACCATGCCCGCCGCCGCTGGACGGTGTTCCGCGCGCTGCTCGCCTTCACCGGCATTCCCGAAGAGCGCATCCGCTTCTCGTGGGTCAGCGCCGCCGAGGGAGCCAAGTTCGCCGATCTGATCAACGAGATCACCGAGGACACAAAAAAACTCGGCCCGTTCACGCAGTACCAGGAGCTGCAGAAAGTTATTGAAACCCAGTCTTCGTATTAA
- a CDS encoding 4Fe-4S dicluster domain-containing protein, translated as MGIQEQYRSEAASLLSSGEVKLVIGFGPGTTADRRRALFARTAEEAEKLVLDPACIANLTTYLVAGGLLSDGKKVAIFLKPDAIRSLNILISESQVKPEQVVIFGYTIENNEIKELPGHSIGDFANLGEKLRTATAPPSVQQEAEKLEAMSPAERFEYWKEQFAKCIKCYACRQACPMCYCRRCIVDVNQPQWVSTSSHTLGNFEWNLVRAFHLAGRCAACGACDRACPVNIPLRLINYRMGKEVKEAFDYYAGESSDQNPVLASFSQDDPETFIL; from the coding sequence ATGGGAATACAGGAACAATACAGAAGTGAAGCGGCATCGCTGCTCTCGTCAGGTGAAGTGAAGCTGGTGATCGGCTTCGGCCCCGGCACGACCGCCGACCGCCGTCGTGCACTGTTCGCCCGCACGGCTGAAGAGGCAGAAAAGCTGGTGCTCGACCCGGCATGTATCGCCAACCTCACGACCTATCTGGTCGCCGGAGGCTTGCTTTCGGACGGCAAGAAGGTCGCGATTTTTCTGAAACCGGACGCCATCCGAAGCCTCAACATCCTCATCTCCGAGTCGCAGGTCAAGCCCGAGCAGGTGGTGATCTTCGGCTACACCATCGAGAACAACGAAATCAAGGAGCTTCCGGGACACTCGATCGGCGATTTCGCCAATCTTGGCGAAAAGCTTCGTACCGCCACTGCGCCACCGTCTGTGCAGCAGGAGGCCGAGAAGCTCGAAGCGATGAGCCCCGCCGAGCGTTTCGAGTACTGGAAAGAGCAGTTCGCGAAATGCATCAAGTGCTACGCCTGCCGCCAGGCCTGCCCGATGTGCTACTGCCGCCGCTGCATTGTTGACGTCAACCAGCCGCAGTGGGTCAGCACCTCGTCGCACACCCTCGGCAACTTCGAGTGGAACCTCGTCAGGGCCTTCCACCTTGCAGGCCGCTGCGCCGCCTGCGGAGCCTGCGACCGCGCCTGCCCGGTGAACATCCCACTCAGGCTTATCAACTACCGCATGGGCAAAGAGGTCAAAGAGGCCTTCGACTATTACGCCGGTGAAAGCAGCGATCAGAATCCTGTGCTCGCAAGCTTCAGCCAGGACGATCCCGAGACCTTCATTCTTTAA
- a CDS encoding FAD/NAD(P)-binding protein: protein MIYTPFPMRVVSKRVEAPGVNTLKLEFVNQEDHEFFKANYHTGMFGLYGIYGEGESTFCVASPETRKDYIECTFRQSGRVTTTLANTDEGDIVTFRGPYGNRFPIEQFEGKNLLFIAGGIALPPTRSVIWSCLDQREKYKDVTIVYGARTVADLVYKHELEEWKQRDDVNLVLTVDPGGETPDWHDHVGFVPTVLEQAAPSPENTIAVLCGPPIMIKFTLAALEKLGFTAENVYTTLENRMKCGVGKCGRCNVGSVYICKEGPVFTAAEVQAMPQADL, encoded by the coding sequence ATGATCTACACCCCGTTCCCGATGCGGGTTGTATCGAAGCGTGTCGAGGCCCCCGGCGTCAACACGCTCAAACTTGAATTCGTCAATCAGGAAGATCACGAGTTCTTCAAGGCAAACTACCATACCGGCATGTTCGGTCTGTACGGCATCTACGGCGAAGGCGAAAGCACCTTCTGCGTCGCCAGCCCGGAGACCCGCAAGGACTACATCGAATGCACCTTCCGGCAGTCTGGCCGCGTGACCACCACGCTCGCCAACACCGACGAGGGAGACATCGTAACCTTCCGCGGTCCATACGGCAACCGCTTCCCGATCGAGCAGTTCGAAGGCAAAAACCTGCTCTTCATCGCCGGTGGCATCGCCCTTCCTCCGACCCGCAGCGTCATCTGGTCGTGCCTCGACCAGCGTGAGAAGTACAAGGACGTGACGATTGTGTACGGCGCAAGAACCGTAGCTGACCTCGTGTACAAGCACGAGCTTGAGGAGTGGAAACAGCGCGACGATGTCAACCTGGTGCTCACGGTCGATCCCGGAGGCGAAACCCCCGACTGGCACGACCACGTCGGCTTCGTGCCCACCGTGCTCGAACAGGCTGCCCCGTCGCCAGAAAACACCATCGCCGTCCTCTGTGGCCCGCCGATCATGATCAAGTTCACGCTCGCAGCGCTCGAAAAGCTCGGTTTCACGGCAGAAAATGTGTACACGACACTGGAGAACCGGATGAAATGCGGCGTAGGCAAATGCGGCCGCTGCAACGTCGGCTCGGTTTACATCTGCAAAGAAGGCCCGGTCTTCACCGCCGCCGAAGTGCAGGCAATGCCACAGGCTGATTTGTGA
- a CDS encoding LL-diaminopimelate aminotransferase — translation MFDEIEFDKIKRLPKYVFAAVNELKMAERRAGEDVIDFSMGNPDGPTPQHIIDKLVESVQKPKTHGYSVSKGIYKLRGAVGTWYRNKYNVDLDLDREVVVTMGSKEGYVHLVQAITNPGDLAIVPDPCYPIHSQAFILAGGNVHRMKLEMNDDYTLDEEAFFHNIETVFRESSPKPKYLVVNFPNNPTTATVELPFYERLVELARRERFYIISDIAYAEITFDGYVTPSILQVPGAKDVAVESYTLSKTYNMAGWRMGFMVGNAKLIGALEKIKSWLDYGTFTPIQVASTIALTGDQSCVDEIREVYRKRRDVLISSFSNAGWDIVTPKASMFVWARIPESMRHLGSLEFSKKLLIEGKVAVSPGIGFGAYGDEYVRVAMIENEERIRQAARNIKRFLKNNAGQ, via the coding sequence ATGTTTGACGAGATTGAATTCGACAAGATCAAGAGATTGCCGAAATATGTTTTTGCTGCCGTCAATGAGCTGAAAATGGCCGAGCGGCGAGCCGGCGAGGATGTGATCGATTTTTCGATGGGCAATCCCGACGGCCCGACGCCGCAGCATATCATCGACAAGCTCGTCGAAAGTGTCCAGAAACCGAAGACCCACGGCTATTCGGTCTCCAAAGGCATTTACAAACTGCGTGGCGCTGTAGGCACATGGTACCGCAACAAGTACAATGTCGATCTCGATCTCGACCGCGAGGTGGTTGTAACGATGGGTTCAAAAGAGGGGTACGTGCACCTCGTGCAGGCCATCACCAATCCCGGCGATCTGGCCATCGTGCCCGACCCGTGCTACCCGATTCACTCGCAGGCGTTCATTCTTGCCGGCGGGAACGTGCATCGCATGAAGCTGGAGATGAACGACGACTACACGCTCGACGAGGAGGCGTTTTTCCATAATATCGAAACCGTATTCCGGGAATCATCGCCGAAGCCGAAGTATCTCGTAGTCAATTTCCCGAACAACCCGACCACCGCAACGGTCGAACTGCCTTTCTACGAACGTCTGGTCGAGCTGGCGCGCCGCGAACGTTTTTACATCATCAGCGACATCGCTTATGCTGAAATTACTTTCGACGGCTATGTGACTCCGTCGATTCTTCAGGTGCCGGGGGCGAAAGATGTCGCCGTCGAGAGCTACACGCTTTCCAAAACCTACAACATGGCTGGCTGGCGCATGGGCTTCATGGTGGGCAACGCTAAGCTGATCGGAGCGTTGGAAAAGATCAAGAGTTGGCTTGATTATGGCACTTTTACACCGATTCAGGTTGCATCGACCATTGCGCTTACCGGCGATCAGAGCTGCGTCGATGAAATCAGGGAGGTGTACCGCAAACGGCGCGACGTGCTGATTTCAAGCTTCTCCAATGCCGGTTGGGACATTGTGACGCCCAAGGCCTCGATGTTCGTGTGGGCCAGGATCCCCGAATCGATGCGCCATCTGGGGAGTCTCGAATTCAGCAAGAAGCTGCTCATAGAGGGGAAGGTGGCCGTGAGTCCCGGCATCGGCTTTGGCGCTTATGGTGACGAATACGTACGTGTAGCCATGATCGAGAATGAGGAGCGCATTCGTCAGGCAGCAAGGAATATCAAGCGCTTTTTGAAAAATAATGCCGGGCAGTGA
- a CDS encoding bifunctional ADP-dependent NAD(P)H-hydrate dehydratase/NAD(P)H-hydrate epimerase: MNPVLTAKEMSLADKAAIEELRTGETRLMELAGRETARMIAERFETGADLDGVSVLVVCGKGNNGGDGFVAARHLLNKGAQVDVLLTWPEEELAGVNLEGLHILKAYRRYNERLRIFTGLDEARTAVGATTYQVVVDALLGTGLRINADSPQLHEPAKSAVELINFINEHSEAVTVAIDLPSGLDATTGHCSEPCVKADMTITMAFLKTGFFQNSGPEVSGEIQTAEISIPEFLVEPTSCQLIDETFAAESYLLRDPSSAKHLNGKVLLVTGSADGGGSMLGAALLSARAAVKTGAGYVCCSLPDGHASVMHSFAPEVVVIGRDMVSIIEKAKWADAIVIGCGIGRSEESLELIEALLCTPEIAEKKLVLDADALFALAERNLMERITSLEDAVLTPHAGECSRLSGLEVDEILSAPIDTARNLASVWNVNLLLKGAPTFIASPSGMVFISDSGTEALASAGTGDVLSGMIGALAAKGLDTHEAAAAAAWLHGRAGDLASNVSSLVSSMDVLEAIPQAILELFESEE, translated from the coding sequence ATGAATCCGGTACTGACTGCCAAAGAGATGAGCCTGGCCGACAAGGCGGCCATCGAGGAGCTGCGCACCGGCGAGACGCGGCTGATGGAGCTTGCCGGGCGGGAGACAGCCCGAATGATCGCCGAGCGATTCGAAACCGGCGCTGACCTCGACGGCGTTTCAGTGCTCGTGGTGTGCGGCAAAGGCAATAACGGCGGCGACGGCTTCGTTGCAGCGCGCCACCTCTTGAACAAAGGGGCGCAAGTCGATGTGCTGCTGACGTGGCCAGAAGAAGAGCTGGCCGGCGTGAACCTCGAAGGACTGCACATCCTCAAGGCTTACCGCCGTTACAACGAACGCCTGCGAATCTTCACGGGACTGGACGAGGCCCGCACGGCGGTCGGAGCGACAACCTATCAGGTCGTAGTCGATGCCCTGCTCGGTACAGGCCTCCGCATCAATGCTGACAGTCCGCAGCTGCATGAGCCGGCCAAGTCTGCGGTCGAGCTGATCAATTTCATCAACGAGCACTCCGAAGCGGTGACGGTAGCCATCGACCTGCCATCGGGACTTGATGCAACAACCGGGCACTGCTCCGAACCTTGCGTCAAGGCCGATATGACCATTACGATGGCCTTCCTCAAAACCGGCTTTTTCCAGAATAGCGGCCCAGAAGTTTCGGGAGAGATCCAGACGGCTGAAATCTCCATTCCGGAATTCCTCGTCGAGCCGACCTCCTGCCAACTGATCGATGAAACCTTCGCCGCCGAAAGCTACCTGTTGCGCGACCCATCCAGCGCCAAGCACCTGAACGGCAAAGTGCTGCTCGTCACCGGCTCGGCTGACGGCGGAGGCTCGATGCTCGGGGCGGCGCTACTCTCCGCGCGTGCAGCGGTCAAAACCGGCGCGGGCTACGTCTGCTGTTCACTGCCCGACGGCCATGCCTCGGTTATGCACAGCTTTGCACCCGAAGTGGTGGTAATCGGACGGGATATGGTCTCCATCATCGAAAAAGCCAAATGGGCCGACGCCATCGTCATCGGCTGCGGCATTGGTCGCAGCGAGGAGTCGCTGGAGCTGATCGAAGCCCTTTTGTGCACCCCTGAAATTGCGGAAAAGAAACTGGTTCTCGACGCTGACGCGCTCTTTGCCCTCGCCGAACGGAACCTGATGGAGCGCATCACCAGCCTCGAAGACGCCGTGTTGACGCCCCATGCCGGCGAGTGCAGCCGGTTGTCCGGACTGGAAGTCGATGAAATCCTGAGCGCCCCGATCGACACGGCGCGCAATCTCGCTTCGGTCTGGAACGTCAACCTGCTGCTCAAAGGCGCCCCGACCTTCATCGCCTCGCCGTCAGGCATGGTGTTCATTTCGGACAGCGGAACCGAAGCCCTTGCCTCGGCAGGCACCGGCGACGTGCTCTCGGGCATGATCGGAGCCTTGGCTGCTAAAGGGCTCGACACCCACGAGGCTGCAGCTGCAGCCGCATGGCTGCACGGCCGCGCCGGAGACCTCGCCTCCAATGTCTCCAGCCTCGTATCCTCGATGGATGTCCTCGAAGCCATTCCTCAGGCCATTCTGGAGTTGTTCGAGAGCGAAGAGTAA
- a CDS encoding heterodisulfide reductase-related iron-sulfur binding cluster: protein MEHTIRTDSLKQQLENATGNNYACCYQCGKCTAGCPAGGFMDNPPARIMRLIQAGYVEEAMRSDALWYCIGCMTCTSRCPQNMEIAGTMDALREMALKSGIVSSDKSKKLVTAFHTSFLNTVRKSGRLQELALVNSYKLRTRTLTQDVAAGFKMMKQGKINPVKAFTAKEEVENKGQIEKIFQLSEKESHTPAPKRKPVKRTFKPDEPIKVAPGMTVGYYPGCSLSGTAKDYDISIRRMCDHLGIKLREIEDWNCCGASSAHATNHKLSMLLPARNQALADQQGLDYVLTPCAACLNRQVTARKALKESEELREELKSVMGYDTEGKAQFIGVMQLLEGMDPEEIKKRVTHPLKELPLACYYGCLLVRPFDAMGYDDPENPTKMESIVEALGAKPVDWGYKVECCGAGLTMAQQEMIEDLTHKIARNATNSGAGAYVVACPLCHANLDMRQESMRKRYNDVGEMPVYYISDLVALACGASPEEVALDKHFVQASDMVRNL from the coding sequence ATGGAGCATACTATTCGTACAGATTCATTGAAGCAGCAACTTGAAAATGCAACAGGTAATAACTACGCCTGCTGCTATCAATGTGGCAAATGTACCGCCGGTTGTCCTGCCGGCGGCTTCATGGACAATCCACCGGCCAGAATCATGCGCCTTATCCAGGCCGGTTACGTCGAAGAGGCCATGCGCAGTGACGCATTATGGTACTGCATCGGCTGCATGACATGCACTTCGCGCTGCCCGCAGAATATGGAGATCGCAGGCACGATGGACGCGCTTCGCGAGATGGCCCTCAAGAGCGGCATCGTCTCCTCCGATAAATCAAAAAAGCTGGTCACCGCATTCCACACTTCTTTCCTGAACACGGTGCGCAAGAGCGGCCGCTTGCAGGAGCTGGCCCTGGTCAACAGCTACAAGCTGCGCACGCGCACCCTTACGCAGGATGTTGCGGCGGGCTTCAAAATGATGAAACAGGGCAAGATCAACCCTGTCAAGGCTTTCACTGCAAAAGAAGAGGTCGAGAACAAAGGCCAAATCGAAAAGATTTTCCAGCTTTCCGAAAAGGAGAGCCACACCCCTGCGCCGAAACGCAAGCCTGTCAAGCGCACTTTTAAACCTGACGAGCCGATCAAAGTCGCGCCCGGCATGACCGTCGGCTACTACCCCGGCTGCTCGCTCTCCGGTACGGCGAAGGATTACGATATTTCCATCCGCCGCATGTGCGACCATCTTGGCATCAAGCTGCGCGAAATCGAAGACTGGAACTGCTGCGGAGCCAGTTCGGCCCACGCGACCAATCACAAGCTCTCGATGCTGCTACCGGCAAGGAATCAGGCGCTGGCCGATCAGCAGGGTCTCGATTACGTACTGACCCCCTGCGCCGCCTGCCTGAACCGCCAGGTAACAGCACGCAAAGCGCTGAAGGAGTCCGAAGAGCTTCGCGAGGAGTTGAAAAGCGTCATGGGCTACGACACCGAGGGCAAGGCTCAGTTCATCGGTGTCATGCAGTTGCTTGAAGGCATGGATCCCGAAGAGATCAAAAAGCGTGTAACGCATCCGCTCAAGGAGCTGCCGCTGGCCTGCTATTATGGCTGCCTGCTGGTACGCCCCTTCGACGCGATGGGTTACGACGATCCGGAAAACCCGACCAAGATGGAGTCCATCGTCGAAGCGCTTGGCGCCAAACCGGTGGATTGGGGTTACAAAGTCGAATGCTGCGGTGCAGGCTTGACCATGGCACAGCAGGAGATGATCGAGGATCTCACGCACAAAATCGCCAGAAACGCCACCAACAGCGGCGCTGGCGCATACGTCGTCGCCTGTCCGCTCTGCCATGCCAACCTCGACATGCGTCAGGAGAGCATGCGCAAACGCTACAACGATGTTGGCGAAATGCCGGTATACTACATTTCAGACCTGGTCGCCCTGGCCTGTGGAGCGAGCCCTGAAGAGGTAGCGCTCGACAAGCACTTCGTTCAGGCAAGCGACATGGTAAGAAACCTTTAA